One genomic region from Spirulina subsalsa PCC 9445 encodes:
- a CDS encoding PAS domain-containing protein: MVLFNTPDTTHSQELLQHIPGAIYELWQHPDGHFSLPYASEQLRGIYGVSSLGLETDATPFFSSINAEDHPRVLESLQESAQGLSLWHSTHRVDSAEGNSLWVVTYATPERQPDGSTKWSGYLQNITDLKTTQTSTEKRLHRIVESLNDMVFMIAPDGTLTFLSPLVENILGYPLEEILYTPFTSLLHPEDQPSSLAVFQGILAGEWVQHHEYRIRHADGRYYWHSANLSPFEDETGETSCLGVSSFIHPRKQAELARQESELRLHLALEASNTGLWDWNLQTNEVKFNANWRGMLGYEEHEIANDLKEWKNRIHPQDLQGVYEAINRHLTGEVDFYQNEQRLLCKNGSYKWILDQGRVVEWDEARKPLRFIGTHTDISQRKQDEIQLKQLTHQLKKAQEVGNWGHWIYDVVSQKITWSEQVFRMFNHPLEQGEPSFEEHIEQIHPDDRILFLERITAATQGVPQAFEYRVERPDGTVGYLDSRIELEFQDELVVRMFAVVMDITERVEMERANRENEEKLRSLFELSPVGIVLNNMQGQFIEANPAITEITGYTLEELNQLSYLDLTPAEYQSEEARHLKSLKILGQYGPYEKEYIHKQGHRVPVELNGMLITRQDGQQYIWSMIADISQRKEAEARKIQQVNQELKLLENILEVVLAGYWDWDIPNNQEYLSPRFKWMLGYEDHELANSPESWQQLIWSEDLPKVFQNFEAHVQSQGKVPFYNEVRYHHKNGSIIWVLCSGQVIEWDEENNPLRMIGCHIDITQQKQTELALIELSNQLKKAQEVAHLGYWSFDLASQKITWSEQVFRMFSQPLEQGEPSFEEYIEKVHPQDRAFVLERVSAANQGIPQSFDHRILNPDGTVRHVEARIELEFQDEQVVRMFGVLMDITERVEMERANRENEAKLRSLFELSPVGIVLNNMQGQFIEANPAITEITGYTLEELNQLSYWDLTPAEYGEDEARKLELLKTTGRYGPYEKEYIHKQGHRVPVELTGMLITGRDGQQYIWSMIADISQRKQAETAIKDSQLRLQLALESSNIGLWDWNLQTNEVLFDNQWKRLLGYTEHEFETHVSEWASRVHPEDLEAVNADMRQHLQKQTPIYDNQHRIRCQDNSYKWIGAKGRVVEWDGAGNPVRFIGTFSDISDRKQAELRLIELSQQLQKAQEVAHLGYWSFDLATQKITWSEEVFKIFSHPLEQGEPSFEEHLQQVYPEDRAYFLERVAAANQGIPQTFDFRTLRPDGTLRYINSRIELEFQDEQVVRMFGVVMDITERRVAELELERFFTIALDLLCIADLEGHFLRLNQAWENILGYPVGELEGRVFLEFVHPDDLAPTLAAISNLEEGETIIRFTNRYRTKSGSYRHIEWLSVPQGDLIYAAARDITERVEAQAQIESLLSRTQLLNALSHEIRQYLDLDQIIQRAVEVIFEEVGVDICAFTDYREKDGHPYVEIVAEKRHPEMLSWLGVYDAMEYPDYYEALRNNRIFTFNRKNLGEDYDQGIHEFCESMGVNLYLMVPIRTLENISCLEMGRIDASREWRPDELELLESLATQIAIALQQADLYQTAQQRTAELQSAYQELQETQVQLIQAEKMSSLGQLVAGIAHEINNPISFIYGNVKPLEDYAESLLDILERYQDIYPQPPEELSELLEELDLPFIREDLPKMLQSMKTGAARIRDIVKSLRTFSRLDEADLKDVDLHENIDSTVMILQNQFKGKAGKSDIEIIRNYGNLPLVQCYIGLLNQVFMNLLVNAVQAIEERRTLEGNPTYLGVITITTTLEESGAVCISFEDNGWGMSDKVKAKIFEPFFTTKPVGSGTGMGLPTSHQIVTKYHKGELICHSTLGEGTRFIVRF, translated from the coding sequence ATGGTTTTATTCAATACCCCCGACACCACTCACAGCCAAGAGCTATTACAACATATTCCGGGCGCAATTTACGAACTTTGGCAACACCCTGACGGTCATTTCTCGTTGCCCTACGCCAGCGAACAACTGAGGGGGATCTACGGGGTTTCCAGTCTTGGTCTGGAAACAGATGCCACCCCATTCTTTAGCTCCATCAACGCCGAAGACCACCCAAGGGTGTTGGAATCCCTTCAGGAATCCGCCCAAGGCCTATCCCTCTGGCACAGCACCCACCGAGTTGATTCGGCTGAGGGGAACAGCCTTTGGGTTGTCACCTATGCTACACCAGAGCGACAGCCTGATGGTAGTACAAAATGGTCTGGTTATCTACAAAACATTACGGATCTCAAAACAACCCAAACATCGACAGAGAAGCGATTACACCGCATCGTTGAGAGCCTGAACGATATGGTGTTTATGATTGCCCCCGATGGGACGCTGACTTTCCTCAGTCCCCTCGTGGAAAACATTCTGGGTTATCCTTTGGAGGAAATTCTATATACGCCCTTTACATCTCTCCTCCACCCCGAAGATCAGCCCAGCAGCTTGGCGGTTTTCCAAGGGATCTTAGCGGGGGAATGGGTGCAGCACCATGAATACCGCATTCGTCATGCTGATGGGCGTTATTATTGGCATTCGGCTAATTTATCGCCCTTTGAAGATGAGACGGGGGAAACCTCTTGCTTGGGTGTGTCCAGTTTCATTCATCCCCGCAAACAAGCGGAACTCGCTCGACAAGAAAGTGAATTGCGGTTACATCTGGCTCTAGAAGCGTCAAATACTGGACTCTGGGACTGGAATCTCCAGACCAATGAGGTGAAATTTAACGCTAACTGGCGAGGGATGTTGGGTTATGAAGAGCATGAGATTGCTAATGATCTCAAGGAATGGAAAAACCGAATTCATCCCCAAGATTTACAGGGGGTTTATGAGGCCATCAATCGACATTTAACGGGGGAGGTTGACTTTTATCAAAATGAACAACGTTTGCTCTGTAAAAATGGCTCGTATAAATGGATTTTAGACCAAGGGCGAGTAGTGGAATGGGACGAGGCCAGGAAGCCCTTGCGCTTTATTGGCACCCATACGGATATTAGCCAACGGAAACAAGACGAAATTCAGCTTAAACAACTGACGCACCAACTGAAAAAAGCCCAAGAAGTGGGGAACTGGGGTCACTGGATTTATGATGTGGTGAGCCAAAAAATCACTTGGTCAGAACAAGTTTTTCGGATGTTTAATCACCCCTTAGAGCAGGGAGAACCGAGCTTTGAGGAGCATATTGAGCAAATTCATCCCGATGATCGTATTTTGTTTTTAGAGCGGATTACAGCCGCGACTCAAGGAGTCCCTCAAGCGTTTGAGTATCGCGTTGAGCGACCGGATGGTACAGTGGGCTACCTCGACAGTCGCATTGAATTAGAATTTCAGGATGAACTGGTTGTCCGAATGTTCGCTGTGGTCATGGATATCACCGAACGGGTAGAGATGGAGCGGGCTAATCGAGAGAATGAGGAGAAATTGCGATCGCTCTTTGAACTCTCCCCCGTCGGCATTGTCTTGAATAATATGCAGGGTCAATTCATTGAAGCCAACCCCGCCATCACTGAAATTACAGGTTATACCTTAGAGGAACTCAACCAGTTAAGTTATTTGGATTTAACCCCAGCTGAGTATCAGTCGGAAGAAGCCCGACATCTGAAGTCCCTCAAAATCCTTGGACAATATGGCCCCTATGAAAAAGAATATATCCACAAACAAGGGCATCGCGTTCCCGTTGAACTGAATGGGATGCTAATTACCCGCCAAGATGGACAGCAATATATTTGGTCGATGATTGCTGATATTAGTCAACGCAAAGAAGCAGAAGCCCGCAAAATCCAACAGGTCAACCAAGAATTAAAACTGTTGGAAAATATTCTTGAAGTCGTTTTGGCGGGATATTGGGATTGGGATATCCCCAACAATCAAGAATATTTAAGTCCGCGCTTTAAATGGATGTTGGGCTATGAGGATCACGAATTAGCCAATTCTCCCGAAAGCTGGCAACAGTTGATCTGGAGCGAAGACTTGCCGAAGGTTTTCCAAAACTTTGAAGCTCATGTTCAGAGTCAGGGAAAAGTCCCGTTTTACAACGAAGTGAGATATCACCATAAAAATGGTTCAATAATCTGGGTGCTGTGTTCTGGCCAAGTCATTGAATGGGATGAGGAGAATAACCCCCTACGGATGATTGGTTGTCATATTGATATTACCCAACAAAAACAAACTGAACTAGCCTTGATTGAACTGAGCAACCAATTGAAAAAAGCCCAGGAGGTCGCCCATTTGGGGTACTGGTCTTTTGATCTCGCCAGCCAAAAAATCACTTGGTCAGAACAGGTTTTTCGGATGTTTAGCCAGCCTTTAGAGCAAGGAGAACCCAGCTTTGAAGAATATATCGAGAAAGTTCATCCGCAGGATCGCGCTTTTGTTTTAGAACGAGTCAGCGCTGCCAATCAAGGCATCCCCCAAAGCTTTGACCATCGGATTCTGAATCCTGATGGCACTGTCCGCCACGTCGAGGCTCGTATTGAACTAGAATTTCAGGATGAACAGGTTGTGCGGATGTTCGGTGTCCTGATGGATATTACCGAACGGGTAGAGATGGAGCGGGCTAATCGAGAGAATGAGGCGAAATTGCGATCGCTTTTTGAACTCTCCCCCGTCGGCATTGTCTTGAATAATATGCAGGGTCAATTCATTGAAGCCAACCCCGCCATCACTGAAATTACAGGTTATACCCTAGAAGAACTCAACCAGTTAAGTTATTGGGATTTAACCCCGGCTGAGTATGGAGAAGATGAAGCCCGAAAACTGGAGTTACTCAAAACTACCGGACGATATGGCCCCTATGAAAAGGAATATATCCACAAACAAGGGCATCGCGTCCCCGTTGAACTGACTGGGATGCTGATCACCGGGAGGGATGGGCAACAATATATTTGGTCGATGATTGCTGATATTAGTCAACGCAAACAAGCCGAAACCGCCATCAAAGACAGTCAACTCCGACTACAACTCGCCCTAGAATCCTCCAATATTGGGCTGTGGGATTGGAATCTCCAGACCAATGAGGTGCTGTTTGATAACCAGTGGAAACGGTTACTCGGTTATACAGAGCATGAATTTGAGACTCATGTCAGTGAGTGGGCAAGTCGCGTCCATCCTGAAGATTTAGAAGCTGTAAATGCCGACATGAGGCAACACTTACAGAAACAAACCCCCATTTATGACAATCAACATCGCATCCGTTGCCAAGATAACTCCTATAAGTGGATTGGTGCAAAAGGGCGTGTAGTGGAATGGGACGGGGCAGGCAATCCGGTTCGCTTTATTGGGACCTTTAGTGATATTAGCGATCGCAAACAAGCTGAACTCAGACTGATTGAACTCAGTCAGCAACTGCAAAAAGCCCAGGAAGTTGCCCATCTCGGTTATTGGTCTTTTGATCTGGCGACCCAAAAAATTACCTGGTCAGAAGAAGTCTTTAAGATATTTAGTCATCCCTTAGAGCAAGGAGAACCTAGCTTTGAGGAACATCTCCAACAAGTTTACCCCGAAGATCGCGCCTACTTCCTAGAGCGAGTGGCTGCCGCTAATCAAGGCATTCCCCAAACCTTTGATTTTCGGACACTGAGACCTGATGGGACGCTTCGCTATATCAACAGTCGGATTGAATTGGAATTTCAGGATGAACAGGTCGTGCGGATGTTCGGTGTGGTCATGGACATCACCGAGCGCCGGGTGGCGGAACTGGAACTCGAACGCTTCTTTACCATTGCCCTTGACCTCCTGTGCATCGCCGATCTGGAGGGGCATTTCCTCCGCCTTAATCAAGCTTGGGAAAATATTCTGGGTTATCCCGTAGGGGAGTTAGAAGGTCGAGTCTTCCTAGAGTTTGTTCATCCTGACGATTTAGCCCCCACCCTCGCGGCTATTTCCAACCTAGAGGAGGGGGAAACTATTATTAGATTCACCAATCGTTATCGCACGAAATCAGGCAGCTATCGTCATATTGAATGGCTCTCTGTTCCCCAAGGGGATTTGATTTATGCCGCCGCACGGGATATTACTGAACGGGTGGAAGCCCAAGCTCAAATTGAATCCCTGCTCAGTCGGACTCAACTCCTGAACGCTCTAAGCCATGAAATTCGACAATATTTAGACTTAGATCAGATTATTCAGAGGGCGGTTGAGGTGATTTTTGAGGAGGTTGGGGTCGATATTTGCGCCTTTACTGACTACAGAGAAAAGGACGGTCATCCCTATGTGGAAATCGTGGCAGAAAAACGCCATCCTGAAATGCTGAGTTGGTTAGGGGTTTATGATGCAATGGAATATCCTGACTATTATGAGGCTTTACGGAACAATCGAATCTTTACCTTTAACCGAAAAAATCTAGGGGAAGATTATGATCAGGGGATTCATGAGTTCTGTGAGTCAATGGGGGTGAATCTGTACCTGATGGTGCCGATTCGGACGTTGGAGAATATTTCCTGCTTAGAAATGGGCAGAATTGATGCCAGTCGGGAGTGGCGACCCGATGAACTGGAGTTGCTGGAAAGTCTGGCGACACAAATTGCGATCGCCCTGCAACAAGCCGACCTCTATCAAACCGCCCAGCAGCGCACCGCAGAACTACAATCTGCCTATCAGGAGTTGCAAGAGACTCAAGTGCAACTAATTCAAGCGGAAAAAATGTCCAGTTTGGGTCAATTAGTGGCAGGGATTGCCCATGAAATCAACAACCCCATTAGTTTCATTTATGGCAATGTGAAACCCCTAGAAGACTATGCCGAGAGCTTATTAGATATTCTCGAACGTTACCAAGACATCTATCCTCAGCCGCCAGAAGAACTGAGCGAGTTGCTTGAAGAGTTGGATCTACCTTTCATCCGGGAAGATTTACCCAAAATGCTCCAGTCTATGAAAACCGGAGCCGCTCGGATTCGAGATATTGTTAAGTCTCTCCGCACCTTTTCCCGGTTAGATGAAGCCGATTTAAAAGACGTGGATCTTCATGAAAATATAGATAGCACGGTGATGATTTTGCAGAATCAGTTCAAAGGAAAAGCTGGAAAATCAGACATTGAAATTATTCGGAACTATGGCAATTTACCTCTAGTTCAATGTTATATCGGCTTGCTTAATCAAGTGTTTATGAATTTGCTGGTTAATGCCGTTCAAGCTATAGAAGAACGACGAACCCTTGAGGGGAATCCCACCTATCTGGGGGTGATTACGATTACCACAACCCTGGAAGAATCTGGGGCGGTTTGTATCTCATTTGAAGATAATGGTTGGGGTATGAGTGATAAAGTGAAGGCGAAAATTTTTGAACCCTTTTTCACGACAAAACCCGTCGGTTCTGGTACCGGGATGGGCTTACCCACCAGTCATCAAATTGTGACTAAATATCATAAAGGTGAGTTAATTTGCCATTCTACATTAGGAGAGGGGACAAGGTTTATAGTCCGCTTCTAA
- the sipA gene encoding regulatory protein SipA, translating to MAPNFPIGTRVRLISRPPYFKTADPMPMLRPPDLIKIGEEGIVMDRRPGDYWVIRFNRGAVLLEAQYLELAPPVFPESEG from the coding sequence ATGGCCCCAAATTTCCCCATCGGAACCCGTGTCCGTCTCATCAGTCGTCCTCCCTATTTCAAAACGGCCGACCCCATGCCCATGTTACGCCCCCCCGATTTAATTAAAATTGGGGAGGAGGGGATTGTCATGGATCGTCGTCCGGGGGATTATTGGGTCATTCGTTTTAACCGGGGTGCGGTGTTATTAGAAGCCCAATATTTGGAACTTGCTCCCCCGGTTTTCCCGGAGTCCGAGGGGTAA